From Sporosarcina sp. Marseille-Q4943, the proteins below share one genomic window:
- the yaaA gene encoding S4 domain-containing protein YaaA → MELMKIDTEFITLGQLLKMSNCISSGGMAKWYLEEHTVYVNGEVDRRRGKKLYDGDIVTIPGAGKFKISASSDGQSDVH, encoded by the coding sequence ATGGAACTCATGAAAATCGATACTGAATTCATCACATTAGGCCAATTGCTCAAAATGTCGAATTGCATAAGCTCCGGCGGCATGGCCAAATGGTATTTGGAAGAACATACCGTTTACGTAAACGGAGAAGTCGATCGCAGACGGGGCAAAAAGCTGTATGACGGGGATATCGTCACTATTCCTGGCGCAGGCAAATTTAAAATATCAGCATCCTCAGACGGTCAATCGGATGTTCATTGA
- the recF gene encoding DNA replication/repair protein RecF produces the protein MFIERLALTDYRNYASLDLSFSPHINVLIGENAQGKTNIMESIYVLSMAKSHRTSNDRELIRWEQEYGKIEGDIQRKYGRLPLELTISKKGKKARVNHLEQNRLSLYIGQLNVVMFAPEDLNLVKGSPQVRRRFLDMEIGQISPVYLHDLLTFQKVLKQRNAILKDHRGKLDFTDVMFDIYTEQYIQLAVQIIRKRFYFIELLQKWAEPIHKGISRGIEQLKVTYGTLKELDSGQTAEQMEEILSQKLHEARRRELERGMTLIGPHRDDLHFFVNGYDIQTYGSQGQQRTTALSLKLAEIDLVKQEVGETPVLLLDDVLSELDDYRQSHLLNIMQGQVQTFVTTTNIAGLDHETIRKAELYEVSAGKVCDKGN, from the coding sequence ATGTTCATTGAACGGCTAGCTTTAACGGATTACCGAAATTATGCTTCGCTTGATCTATCCTTTTCCCCGCATATCAACGTTCTGATCGGTGAAAATGCACAAGGCAAGACGAACATCATGGAGTCGATCTATGTATTATCGATGGCAAAATCGCATCGCACCTCCAACGATCGTGAACTTATACGTTGGGAACAAGAGTATGGTAAAATAGAAGGGGACATCCAACGAAAATATGGACGTCTTCCGCTTGAATTGACGATATCGAAAAAAGGCAAGAAGGCGCGGGTCAACCATTTGGAGCAAAACCGCCTCAGCCTTTATATCGGTCAGCTCAACGTTGTCATGTTTGCTCCGGAGGACTTGAATCTTGTAAAGGGAAGTCCACAGGTCCGAAGAAGATTTTTAGACATGGAAATCGGACAAATCTCCCCCGTCTATCTCCATGACCTGCTGACTTTTCAAAAGGTCTTAAAACAACGGAACGCAATCCTCAAAGATCATCGCGGCAAATTGGATTTTACGGACGTCATGTTCGATATATATACAGAACAATATATACAATTGGCTGTGCAGATCATCCGGAAACGATTTTATTTCATCGAACTGCTCCAAAAATGGGCAGAACCGATCCATAAAGGGATTTCTAGGGGCATCGAGCAGCTAAAAGTGACGTATGGGACATTAAAAGAGTTGGATTCTGGGCAGACTGCTGAACAGATGGAAGAAATACTCAGCCAAAAATTGCACGAAGCGAGACGTCGTGAGTTGGAACGCGGTATGACACTGATTGGACCGCACCGTGACGATCTCCATTTTTTTGTGAATGGCTATGATATCCAAACATACGGTTCACAAGGGCAGCAGCGGACAACGGCGCTGTCCCTGAAACTTGCGGAAATAGACCTGGTCAAACAGGAAGTCGGAGAAACTCCGGTTTTACTTTTGGATGACGTGCTATCCGAGCTCGATGATTACCGCCAGTCCCACTTGCTGAATATCATGCAGGGCCAGGTGCAGACGTTCGTCACGACGACGAATATTGCGGGACTCGACCACGAGACGATACGGAAAGCCGAACTGTATGAAGTATCGGCGGGCAAGGTTTGCGATAAAGGGAATTGA
- the gyrB gene encoding DNA topoisomerase (ATP-hydrolyzing) subunit B produces the protein MEEKELQTAYDANQIQVLEGLEAVRKRPGMYIGTTSSRGLHHLVWEIVDNSIDEALAGYCDHIEVTIEKDNWIRVDDNGRGIPVGIQESTGRPAVEVIMTVLHAGGKFGGGGYKVSGGLHGVGASVVNALSEVTEVYVRRDGKVHFIKFERGALSHELEIIGETDETGTRTRFKADPEIFTETTVYEYEILANRLRELAYLNRGLRITIADEREEEVRKDTFYYEGGIKSYVEHLNKNKEPIHEEPIFIEGEKDGISIEIAMQYNSGYAENLFSFANNINTYEGGTHESGFKTALTRVVNDYARKNGMLKDSDPNLSGDDVREGLTAIISIKHPDPQFEGQTKTKLGNSEVSTITNALFSEGFQRFLLENPTTARLVIDKSLMAARARIAARNARELTRRKSALEVSSLPGKLADCSSRNPAISELYIVEGDSAGGSAKSGRDRHFQAILPLRGKILNVEKARLDRILGNAEIRTMITALGTGIGDEFDLSKARYHKIVIMTDADVDGAHIRTLLLTFFFRFMRPLIEAGYVYIAQPPLYRVKQGKHEEYCFDEVELQEILNRLSSTPKPVITRYKGLGEMDATQLWETTMDPDQRTLLQVHLEDAFDADATFEQLMGDEVEPRRRFIEENAMYVKNLDT, from the coding sequence ATGGAAGAAAAAGAATTGCAGACAGCTTATGATGCGAATCAGATACAGGTCCTTGAGGGCTTGGAGGCTGTCCGTAAACGTCCGGGCATGTATATCGGTACTACGAGTTCGCGAGGGCTTCACCATCTTGTATGGGAAATTGTCGACAACAGTATCGACGAGGCGCTTGCGGGCTATTGCGATCATATTGAAGTGACAATTGAAAAGGATAACTGGATACGCGTCGATGATAATGGACGCGGCATACCTGTAGGCATCCAGGAATCGACAGGCAGACCAGCCGTGGAAGTCATTATGACGGTCCTTCACGCTGGCGGTAAATTCGGCGGTGGAGGCTATAAGGTTTCAGGCGGTTTGCACGGCGTTGGTGCCTCTGTCGTAAATGCACTTTCCGAGGTGACGGAAGTGTATGTGCGACGGGACGGAAAAGTTCATTTCATCAAGTTTGAACGCGGTGCCCTATCGCATGAATTGGAAATTATCGGCGAGACTGATGAAACAGGCACGCGTACACGATTCAAAGCAGATCCTGAAATTTTCACGGAAACGACAGTCTATGAATATGAAATATTGGCAAATCGTCTGCGTGAGCTGGCGTACCTAAACAGAGGACTACGCATCACGATTGCAGATGAGCGCGAAGAGGAAGTCCGCAAAGATACTTTCTACTACGAAGGCGGCATCAAATCTTACGTTGAACATTTGAATAAAAACAAAGAGCCGATCCACGAGGAACCGATTTTCATAGAAGGTGAAAAGGATGGCATCTCCATAGAAATTGCTATGCAATATAATAGCGGCTATGCGGAAAACCTGTTTTCATTCGCAAATAATATTAATACGTATGAAGGCGGTACGCATGAATCGGGGTTCAAGACTGCATTGACACGTGTTGTCAATGATTATGCCAGGAAGAATGGGATGCTGAAAGATTCGGATCCGAACCTTTCGGGAGATGACGTCCGAGAGGGATTGACGGCAATCATCTCCATCAAACACCCGGATCCGCAATTCGAAGGACAGACGAAAACGAAATTGGGCAACTCTGAAGTGAGCACGATTACAAATGCTTTATTCTCGGAAGGATTCCAACGTTTCCTTCTTGAAAACCCGACAACTGCGCGATTAGTTATTGATAAGAGCCTCATGGCGGCACGGGCTCGGATCGCTGCTAGAAATGCACGTGAACTGACACGCCGGAAATCTGCATTGGAAGTATCTAGCCTTCCAGGAAAGCTGGCGGACTGTTCTTCACGTAATCCGGCTATCAGTGAATTGTATATCGTTGAAGGTGACTCTGCGGGCGGTTCCGCGAAAAGTGGGCGCGACCGTCATTTCCAGGCGATCCTTCCGTTGCGCGGTAAAATCCTGAACGTTGAAAAAGCGAGACTTGACCGAATTTTAGGCAATGCTGAAATCCGGACGATGATCACAGCGCTTGGTACAGGAATCGGGGATGAATTCGATCTATCAAAGGCACGTTACCATAAAATCGTCATTATGACAGATGCTGACGTCGATGGAGCGCATATCCGGACGTTATTATTGACATTCTTCTTCCGTTTCATGCGCCCACTGATCGAGGCGGGCTATGTTTACATTGCACAACCTCCGCTATACCGTGTCAAACAAGGCAAGCATGAGGAATACTGTTTTGATGAAGTCGAGTTGCAGGAAATCCTGAATCGCCTTTCATCCACTCCGAAACCGGTCATTACGCGTTATAAAGGTCTTGGTGAGATGGACGCCACTCAGTTATGGGAGACGACCATGGATCCGGATCAGCGTACACTCCTTCAAGTGCATCTCGAAGACGCTTTCGATGCAGATGCAACATTTGAGCAATTGATGGGTGACGAAGTTGAACCGCGACGCAGATTCATCGAAGAAAATGCGATGTATGTAAAGAATTTGGATACTTGA
- the gyrA gene encoding DNA gyrase subunit A — translation MADMPKRGVQGINISTEMKTSFLDYAMSVIVSRALPDVRDGLKPVHRRILYAMQDLGNTADKPHKKSARIVGDVIGKYHPHGDSAVYDTMVRMAQDFNYRYMLVDGHGNFGSVDGDAAAAMRYTESRMSRIAMELLRDINKDTIDYQDNYDGQEKEPIVLPSRFPNLLVNGTSGIAVGMATNIPPHHLGETIDGVLAMADNPAITTEELMEIIPGPDFPTGGIILGRSGIRRAYETGRGSIIIRGKVEIEQHSNGKETIIVTELPYQVNKARLIEKIAELVRDKRIEGITHLADESDRTGMRIVIEVRRDANVHVLLNNLYKHTALQSSFGINMLALVDGQPKILSLKEILYHYLEHQKVVIRRRTQYELNKAEDRAHILEGLRIALDHIDEIIALIRGSKTTDEAKTGLMERFNLSERQSQAILDMRLQRLTGLERDKIENEYQELLVLISELRAILADEEKVIDIIREELLEVKQRFADDRRTEIGSGGAEMLEDEDLIPVENSVLTLTHNGYIKRLPASTYRSQRRGGRGIQGMGTNDDDFVEHLLNTSTHDTILFFTSRGRVFRKKGYEVPEFSRTAKGLPIINLLDVDKNEKVTAMIPVDKFEEDKYLFFATRDGVVKRTSVADFANIRSNGLIALTLRGDDELIGVKMTNGDQNIAIGTRDGMLIKFDERDIRSMGRVASGVRGIRLREGDIAVGMDTVSEGDEILVVTEKGFGKRTPEHEYRIQSRGGYGLKTLNVTERNGQLVAMKTVDGSEDLMLITIHGILIRMDIEDISSIGRSTQGVRLIRLGEDELVATVAKVEKEQEQEEHEEAEENDGNENGIDVEMDHAIETEHIEETEEE, via the coding sequence ATGGCAGATATGCCAAAACGTGGTGTCCAAGGCATTAACATCAGTACGGAGATGAAGACGTCCTTTCTCGACTATGCGATGAGTGTCATCGTCTCCCGGGCATTGCCTGACGTGAGGGATGGGTTGAAGCCCGTCCACCGTCGTATTCTCTATGCGATGCAGGATCTTGGAAACACCGCGGATAAACCACATAAGAAATCAGCCCGTATCGTCGGAGATGTAATTGGTAAGTATCACCCCCATGGCGACAGTGCCGTCTATGACACAATGGTCAGGATGGCGCAGGACTTCAACTATCGCTATATGCTCGTAGATGGCCACGGGAACTTCGGTTCGGTAGATGGCGATGCGGCTGCTGCGATGCGTTATACGGAATCGCGAATGTCCCGCATTGCAATGGAATTATTGCGAGACATCAATAAAGACACGATTGATTACCAAGATAACTATGATGGCCAGGAGAAAGAACCGATTGTCCTTCCGAGCCGGTTCCCGAATCTGCTTGTCAACGGAACTTCGGGGATTGCGGTCGGAATGGCTACGAACATCCCACCTCACCATTTGGGAGAGACAATTGACGGCGTACTAGCGATGGCAGACAATCCCGCAATCACTACCGAAGAACTGATGGAGATCATTCCAGGCCCTGACTTCCCGACTGGCGGTATCATTCTCGGGAGAAGTGGCATCAGGAGAGCTTATGAAACCGGCCGCGGTTCAATCATCATCAGAGGTAAAGTGGAGATTGAACAGCATTCAAATGGCAAGGAAACGATCATCGTGACGGAGCTTCCTTATCAGGTAAACAAGGCTCGACTTATCGAAAAGATCGCTGAGCTTGTCCGCGACAAGCGTATCGAAGGGATCACGCATTTGGCGGATGAATCCGACCGGACAGGCATGCGTATTGTCATCGAAGTCCGTAGGGATGCGAATGTCCACGTATTGTTGAACAACCTTTACAAGCATACCGCCCTGCAATCGAGCTTCGGCATCAACATGCTTGCACTCGTTGACGGACAACCGAAAATCCTATCACTGAAGGAAATCTTATATCATTACTTGGAACATCAGAAAGTGGTCATCCGGAGACGCACCCAGTACGAATTGAACAAAGCGGAAGACCGGGCGCATATTTTGGAAGGTTTGCGGATCGCCCTTGATCATATCGATGAAATTATCGCTCTGATACGCGGTTCGAAGACGACCGATGAGGCGAAAACAGGTCTCATGGAACGTTTCAACCTGTCTGAACGTCAATCCCAGGCGATCCTCGACATGCGTCTCCAACGTTTGACCGGATTGGAACGCGACAAGATCGAGAATGAATACCAAGAGCTATTAGTATTGATTTCCGAGTTGCGCGCCATTCTTGCAGATGAGGAAAAAGTGATCGATATCATCCGGGAGGAACTGCTTGAAGTGAAGCAGCGTTTCGCGGATGATCGGAGAACTGAAATCGGGAGCGGCGGAGCTGAAATGCTTGAGGATGAAGACCTCATCCCAGTTGAAAACTCGGTATTGACGTTGACGCACAACGGCTATATCAAACGGTTGCCGGCTAGTACGTACCGGAGCCAGCGCCGAGGGGGCCGCGGCATCCAAGGCATGGGAACGAACGATGACGACTTTGTCGAGCATCTGTTGAATACTTCGACACATGATACGATCCTGTTCTTTACGAGCCGAGGAAGGGTATTCCGAAAAAAGGGATATGAAGTTCCCGAGTTCAGCAGGACAGCAAAAGGGTTGCCAATCATCAATCTGTTGGATGTAGACAAGAACGAAAAGGTTACAGCCATGATTCCTGTCGATAAGTTCGAGGAAGATAAATATCTCTTCTTCGCCACGCGTGACGGCGTCGTCAAGCGTACATCGGTTGCCGACTTTGCCAATATCCGCTCCAATGGGCTGATTGCTTTGACATTACGCGGCGATGACGAATTGATTGGCGTGAAAATGACGAACGGCGATCAGAATATCGCAATTGGTACACGTGATGGAATGCTCATCAAATTCGACGAGCGTGATATCCGTTCCATGGGACGTGTAGCAAGCGGCGTGCGCGGGATCCGTTTACGTGAAGGAGATATCGCTGTCGGCATGGATACCGTGTCGGAAGGCGATGAAATACTTGTCGTAACCGAAAAAGGCTTCGGAAAACGGACGCCGGAACATGAATACCGCATCCAGTCCCGTGGCGGTTATGGATTGAAGACATTGAATGTCACCGAGCGGAACGGCCAGCTCGTGGCAATGAAAACCGTCGACGGATCGGAAGACCTCATGCTGATCACGATCCATGGCATTCTCATCCGCATGGATATTGAAGACATTTCCTCAATCGGCCGCAGCACGCAAGGTGTCCGTCTAATCCGTCTTGGAGAAGACGAGCTCGTCGCGACAGTTGCAAAAGTCGAGAAGGAACAGGAACAGGAAGAGCATGAAGAGGCAGAAGAGAATGACGGAAACGAAAATGGTATTGACGTGGAAATGGATCACGCCATTGAAACGGAACATATAGAAGAAACCGAAGAAGAATGA
- a CDS encoding HD-GYP domain-containing protein, whose translation MEVYKTISELRAGILLKEDIYGKTKYPIMRKDTELSLEHIEVLQAFGVKRVKVEERVIQKDMPDSEKTAPMNADEVLENIPVSMYQLRKEYNEAVGSYKKEFSYWRAGQRPDVPKVRAFVIPLLEKFIKQKKMLVMLNDFSNPEEYIYHHSVAVGILAAAISNQLGYEKGDTLQLGLAGVLADCGMAKISPAILEKTAFLTKEEYNEVKKHTLFSVKMIQDTPLLRQDMKLAILQHHERLDGSGYPRGEKMSTISIYSQILAVADVFHAMTSERLYRVKHSPYKVIEMIKEEEFGKFDIKVVEALLRLVGNLSIGTRVKLTDGEIGEIMFIHRDNPLRPMIKKESDGVIIDLTAHRGIAISKIVE comes from the coding sequence ATGGAAGTATATAAAACGATCAGTGAGTTGCGGGCAGGAATTTTACTTAAAGAAGATATATATGGCAAGACGAAGTATCCGATCATGCGAAAGGATACGGAGCTATCGCTGGAACATATAGAAGTGTTACAAGCATTCGGAGTGAAACGCGTGAAGGTGGAAGAACGGGTCATCCAGAAGGACATGCCTGATTCTGAGAAAACCGCTCCCATGAATGCAGATGAAGTTTTGGAAAATATTCCGGTGAGCATGTATCAGCTTCGCAAAGAATATAACGAAGCGGTTGGGAGTTATAAAAAGGAATTCAGCTATTGGCGGGCCGGCCAACGTCCAGACGTCCCAAAAGTCCGAGCATTTGTCATTCCGTTGCTTGAGAAGTTCATTAAGCAGAAAAAAATGCTTGTGATGTTAAATGATTTCTCCAATCCGGAAGAATACATTTATCATCACTCCGTCGCTGTCGGAATCCTTGCAGCGGCAATCAGCAACCAATTGGGGTATGAAAAAGGGGACACTTTGCAACTTGGGTTGGCGGGTGTATTAGCGGATTGCGGCATGGCAAAAATCTCGCCCGCTATATTGGAAAAGACTGCGTTCCTGACGAAAGAGGAATACAACGAAGTGAAAAAGCATACGTTGTTCAGCGTGAAAATGATTCAGGACACGCCTTTGCTCAGGCAGGATATGAAGCTGGCAATCCTTCAACATCATGAGCGCCTTGATGGGAGCGGCTATCCACGCGGAGAGAAAATGAGCACGATTTCGATATACTCTCAAATCCTCGCCGTCGCGGATGTCTTCCATGCCATGACGTCGGAAAGATTATATAGAGTAAAACATTCCCCGTACAAAGTAATTGAAATGATCAAAGAGGAAGAGTTCGGCAAATTCGACATAAAAGTAGTCGAAGCGCTTCTTCGACTTGTAGGCAATCTATCTATCGGTACACGTGTGAAGCTGACCGATGGGGAAATCGGCGAGATCATGTTCATCCATCGCGATAACCCATTAAGGCCGATGATCAAAAAAGAATCAGATGGAGTTATTATTGATTTGACAGCCCACCGCGGCATAGCGATTTCGAAGATTGTAGAATGA
- a CDS encoding glutathione peroxidase has product MASIYDFSVEKPDGVLQSMKDYEGSVAVIVNTASKCGFTDQFKELQQLYEDYRNQGFVVLGFPSDNFMNQEFDSIEETLSFCEMNYGVTFPMFAKVDVVGDNAAPLFSFLTQQKKGLLTEGIKWNFTKFLIDRNGNVLERFAPQTSPTKMRAAIEKSIQ; this is encoded by the coding sequence ATGGCTTCCATCTACGATTTTTCGGTTGAAAAGCCGGATGGCGTTTTGCAATCGATGAAGGACTATGAAGGCTCGGTTGCCGTCATTGTAAATACGGCGAGTAAATGTGGTTTTACGGATCAATTCAAAGAGCTTCAACAACTTTACGAGGATTATCGCAATCAAGGATTTGTCGTTCTCGGCTTCCCTTCCGATAATTTCATGAATCAGGAATTCGATTCGATTGAAGAAACGCTGTCGTTTTGCGAAATGAACTATGGAGTGACATTTCCGATGTTTGCAAAGGTGGATGTCGTCGGCGATAATGCAGCTCCGTTGTTTTCATTTTTGACGCAACAAAAAAAGGGGCTGCTAACTGAGGGCATCAAATGGAATTTCACGAAATTCCTTATTGATCGTAATGGGAACGTTCTGGAACGTTTTGCGCCGCAAACATCCCCGACTAAAATGCGAGCCGCGATTGAAAAGTCAATTCAGTGA
- the guaB gene encoding IMP dehydrogenase, with the protein MWESKFTREGLTFDDVLLVPGASEVLPKDVNLSVRLTEKMTLNIPIISAGMDTVTESKMAIAMARQGGLGIIHKNMSIEEQAEQVVTVKRSENGVITNPFFLTPEHQVFDAEHLMGRYRISGVPIVNNMDEQKLVGILTNRDLRFIQDYSLIINDVMTKENLVTAPVGTTLADAEKILQQYKIEKLPIVDENGILKGLITIKDIEKVIEFPNAAKDHQGRLLVGAAVGVTSDTMLRVQKLVAAEVDVIVIDTAHGHSKGVLDTVAQIRREYPDIDIIAGNVATAEATAALYEAGADVVKVGIGPGSICTTRVVAGVGVPQITAVYDCATEARKHGKTIIADGGIKYSGDIVKALAAGGHVVMLGSLLAGTTESPGDSEIFQGRRFKVYRGMGSVGAMEHGSKDRYFQEDAKKLVPEGIEGRMPYKGPIADTIHQLVGGIRSGMGYCGTKDLHDLREKAQFIRMTGAGLRESHPHQVHITKEAPNYSIS; encoded by the coding sequence ATGTGGGAATCTAAATTCACTCGCGAAGGGTTGACCTTCGACGATGTATTGCTTGTACCGGGCGCTTCAGAAGTATTGCCGAAGGACGTGAATCTTTCGGTCCGTTTGACAGAGAAAATGACGTTGAACATTCCAATCATCAGTGCTGGGATGGACACAGTGACTGAGTCGAAGATGGCAATTGCAATGGCGCGTCAAGGCGGCCTAGGCATCATTCATAAGAATATGAGCATTGAAGAGCAGGCCGAGCAAGTTGTAACGGTGAAGCGGTCCGAGAATGGCGTTATTACAAATCCTTTCTTCCTCACGCCTGAACACCAAGTATTCGATGCGGAGCATTTGATGGGCAGATACCGCATATCAGGCGTTCCAATCGTTAACAATATGGACGAGCAAAAGCTTGTCGGGATTTTGACGAATCGTGACCTGCGCTTCATCCAAGACTATTCGCTAATCATCAATGATGTGATGACGAAGGAAAACTTAGTGACTGCTCCTGTCGGCACGACGTTGGCAGATGCAGAGAAAATTTTGCAACAGTATAAAATCGAGAAACTGCCGATTGTAGATGAAAATGGAATCTTGAAAGGTCTTATTACGATTAAAGATATCGAAAAAGTAATTGAATTCCCGAATGCAGCGAAGGATCATCAAGGTCGCCTCCTCGTAGGAGCCGCGGTCGGTGTTACTTCTGACACAATGCTACGTGTGCAAAAGCTTGTAGCTGCAGAAGTCGATGTCATCGTCATCGACACGGCGCATGGACATTCGAAAGGTGTGCTTGATACGGTCGCTCAAATCCGTAGAGAGTACCCGGACATTGATATTATTGCAGGGAACGTCGCAACGGCAGAAGCTACTGCAGCTTTATATGAAGCTGGTGCCGACGTTGTCAAAGTAGGAATCGGCCCTGGATCCATCTGTACGACACGTGTCGTTGCAGGTGTAGGTGTACCTCAAATTACCGCTGTTTATGATTGTGCAACTGAAGCTCGCAAGCACGGAAAAACAATTATTGCGGACGGCGGCATTAAATACTCTGGTGATATCGTTAAGGCCTTGGCTGCTGGTGGACATGTCGTCATGCTCGGAAGCTTGCTTGCCGGCACGACGGAAAGCCCTGGAGACTCGGAAATCTTCCAAGGAAGACGCTTTAAAGTGTACCGTGGTATGGGATCTGTCGGTGCAATGGAACACGGTTCAAAAGACCGTTATTTCCAAGAGGATGCGAAGAAATTGGTACCCGAAGGAATCGAAGGCCGTATGCCTTATAAAGGGCCAATCGCTGATACGATTCACCAACTTGTTGGGGGAATCCGCTCAGGCATGGGCTATTGCGGTACGAAGGATCTTCACGATCTTCGCGAAAAAGCTCAGTTCATACGCATGACGGGTGCTGGTTTGCGCGAAAGCCATCCGCATCAAGTGCATATTACGAAGGAAGCGCCGAACTACTCCATTTCGTAA
- a CDS encoding serine hydrolase has protein sequence MKREMRKWVALLIIPFVLMMTFGTAPAQAESTLGIHVDGAILIDADSGKILYEENADKPLGIASMSKMMTEYILFEAIEEGKISWDQEYKVTDYTYAISQDRRLSNVPLRKDGTYTIRELYEALAIYSANAATIAIAETIAGTETEFLKLMDAKAKEIGLVDYKFVNSTGLNNEYLQGMHPQGTGVNDENVMPAKSVAKLAFHLMKDYPEVLDTTKINSKIFREGTSDAIKMDNWNFMLPGFVYEYEGVDGLKTGTTDFAGHCFTGTAKRGDKRLIAVVMKAVDANGVGSYKARFDATRALFDYGFSQFSEEELLPAGYQFKKQKTLDVLKGKEKTVSIEVKEPIRAMIKSNEKDLFEPQLVLDESLLKDGALEAPIKKGTVVGHVKLVKKEGEDYGFIESKDLGMDVVVTDDVEKAGWFALMMSAIGDFFVGIWESATGFIKGLFK, from the coding sequence GTGAAACGGGAAATGAGAAAATGGGTTGCTTTGCTGATCATTCCATTCGTATTGATGATGACGTTCGGCACAGCGCCTGCACAAGCAGAATCGACACTCGGCATTCATGTAGATGGTGCCATTCTAATTGACGCGGATAGTGGAAAAATCTTATACGAAGAGAATGCAGATAAACCACTCGGCATTGCAAGTATGTCTAAGATGATGACTGAATATATCCTATTTGAAGCAATAGAAGAAGGCAAAATCAGTTGGGACCAGGAATACAAAGTCACTGATTACACGTATGCCATCTCGCAGGACAGGCGTCTAAGCAATGTGCCGCTCCGTAAAGATGGAACGTATACGATCAGGGAGCTTTATGAAGCATTGGCAATCTATTCAGCGAATGCTGCAACAATCGCTATTGCCGAAACGATTGCAGGAACGGAAACAGAATTTCTAAAATTGATGGATGCCAAAGCGAAGGAAATCGGTTTGGTCGATTATAAGTTCGTCAACTCAACAGGTTTGAACAATGAATATTTACAAGGGATGCATCCGCAAGGTACAGGGGTGAATGACGAAAACGTCATGCCTGCCAAATCAGTTGCAAAGCTTGCATTCCACTTGATGAAAGATTATCCGGAAGTTTTGGACACGACGAAAATCAATTCGAAAATATTCCGTGAAGGAACATCAGATGCCATCAAAATGGACAACTGGAACTTCATGCTTCCAGGTTTCGTTTACGAATATGAAGGCGTCGACGGACTGAAGACAGGAACGACTGATTTCGCAGGACATTGCTTTACGGGAACGGCGAAACGAGGAGACAAGCGACTCATCGCTGTCGTCATGAAAGCTGTAGACGCAAATGGAGTCGGTTCCTACAAGGCACGCTTTGACGCGACTCGGGCGTTGTTCGATTATGGATTCAGCCAGTTTTCCGAAGAAGAGCTTCTTCCGGCAGGATACCAATTCAAAAAGCAAAAAACATTGGACGTACTGAAAGGGAAAGAGAAAACCGTTTCCATAGAAGTGAAAGAGCCAATTCGAGCAATGATCAAATCGAATGAAAAGGATCTTTTCGAGCCACAGCTTGTCCTTGATGAGTCCTTATTGAAAGATGGTGCACTCGAAGCGCCTATCAAAAAAGGCACGGTCGTCGGACATGTGAAGCTCGTTAAAAAAGAGGGCGAGGATTACGGATTCATCGAATCAAAAGACCTCGGCATGGATGTCGTCGTCACAGATGATGTCGAAAAAGCCGGATGGTTTGCGCTAATGATGAGCGCAATCGGTGATTTCTTCGTCGGTATTTGGGAAAGTGCAACTGGGTTTATAAAAGGTTTATTTAAGTAA